The DNA sequence TTAActgatatttaattaactatcATTCCAAATAAAATCGAATTAAAGTATAGACACATCGAATCATAtctttcaacaaaattaaaatgtaaagtagcaataattatatcattattaaGTGACTAAGTTTATCACAACCAACCAACTATTTAAAAAGCAGATCATCTCAACAAGTACAAACTTTTATGTGAAATTCagaatttaatactatattattcattttattattttaattcatctccAAAATTTCTTTTGTTAACCACCTCACCACGtcttatattttcattttactaatatcaatttatttacataaacCCTTTTTAGCTAGGTcgcatattttttattgtctcATTGTACTtaagtcatttcatttttttgttaacacaaattttctttaatttcatacccaaaaaaatacctcaactacatatataggcgtatttatataaaaaatcagctaataataatatggaatTGGACTTTATTGTTGTCTAATAAAAATCTACAATAAGTATATtgctaaaaatatttgaaaatatatgaatttaatatgGTATTTTGTGATGACTCGTTGGTGACAAAGCAGCAATAATTTAGATGCCAATCGCATGCGCCGATATGTGACTGAGGTCAAAACGGTCAATGCCGCAGTTTCACATTTAATCAACGGCTGTGAGCGTGCTCGATCTCCCAAACCGACGGCTGAGATGAATCGCCCAGTTTTTCACTCGAGCAATACAGTTACCTCCACCAACAACGCCATAAAAGTCGTCTGATTCTAGAGAGATATAAAAGATCGTGCACTTCGCTTTTCCACTCTTAGAAtccagagagagagagagagagagagagatggagaaggagagaGAGCAGCAGGTTTACTTGGCGAGGCTCGCTGAGCAAGCTGAGAGATACGATGGTAAACTTCTCGCGCTACtgtcattttgattttgattttgattttgattgtgttTTTTGATGGATCGTTTTGCTGTTGGTTGTTTCGGTGAATTTCCGATCTGAGTGATTTTATGTTGTGTGAAGCTGAATCTGATGATTTTTCACTTGATTGATGGTTTTGGTTGGGGAATCTGGTTTTTGGCTGGTTTGATTGTGTGAATTAGCGTGTGATTAGAGTAGAGCAGctctatttatataattgtgaTGAATGTTTGCTGTTTGCTGTTTCACACTAGTGCTGAGAAGCTTTTATTGATTAGTTTGTACCGTGGATCTACCTAATTCGTTTTGTTTGATGTGTATAAATTAATGGTCTACAATCTACATATACATTCATACCTATGTATGTATATGTGAGAGGAATTTTGAGATTAGTGTGTTACCGATGGAAGTTGAGTTGTAGACGTAGTTGGTGTAATGGTAGGTTGTCCGGGGGAATGTGAACTTGTGAATATGCTGTTCAACCAAGAGCCTTATTGATAACCTAGACAGAGAAGTAGATGTTGTTTTGATGGATCGTTATGCTAGTGTATTGCGGTTTTAGCGTGTGGTTGTTTCGGTGAATTTTCGATCTGAGTGATTTTCTGTTGTGAGAAGCCGAATCTGATGATTTTTGCTTTGGTGGTTTTGATTGGGGAATCTGGTATCTGGTTGGttttatatttgttaattagtgTTGGATTAGAGTAGAGCAgctctatttatttatttgtaataaatgCTTGCTGTTTCACACTAGTCCTGGACACTGCTATTGATTAGTTTGTACCATGGATCTACCTGAGTCATTTTGTTTGAGGTGTATAGATAAGGGTCTACATATACATTCAtaattatgtatgtatattgaAAGGAATTTTGAGATTAGTGTGTTATCAATGGAAGTTTTGAgttatagaaatatttttgttagacATATTCCTGAACTTTGAATATGCTATTCAACCAAGAGCCTTATTGATAACCTAGACAGAGTAGTTAGGTGACTCATTTTAAGTAGGACATAATGAATATCTTTGTCACCTTAAATAGCTTTTATGTGGATGTACTGTACCTGATTTTGTGTAGAAATGGCTGACTTTAAAGCTTAGGGTGTGCTTTATTTCATTCTGCATCTTCTAAGAGTTTCAGGGCTTATGTGATGATGTGTTTCTGTCTTATGCGATGACCATCGTTGTTTGTTTGCAATGTTCATTTCCCAGAAATGGTGGAAGCAATGAAACAAGTTGCGAGATTGGATGTGGAGCTGACCGTCGAGGAGAGGAATTTGGTTTCAGTTGGGTACAAGAATGTCATTGGTGCAAGGCGGGCATCCTGGCGGATCTTGTCTTCCATTGAGCAAAAAGAGGAGAGTAAGGGGCATGAGCAGAAtgtgaagagaataaagagTTACAGACAACAGGTTGAAGATGAGCTCACTAAGATATGCATGGACATACTTGCGGTGATTGATGACCATCTACTTCCATCTTCCTCAACAGGAGAATCATCAGTCTTTTATTACAAGATGTAAGTGCATATTTAGATATTCCTCCTCACTATTGAATCTAGCATCTAAGTAAGAACACCCCTGCATCTTTTGTTCTCCACTTTTGCTGACTTTACTTTCAGTTCAATATTCTATTGACTTAGATTTGTGAACTTTGTTTATCATTTTGTTTAGTAGGTTGCTTTTAGCTTAATACATTTTTCTAATATGTTAAGGAAAGGAGACTATTACCGCTATTTAGCTGAATTCAAGAGTACAGATGATCGTAAAGAGGCAGCAGACCAGTCACTCAAGGCGTACGAAGTTGGTTTTTTAACTTACTTTTTCTTGTGtctgtttttttatgtttcttgCTATTCAGTAACTGCTAGATGTAAATTACAATTGAAGTGAAATCCTTTTATGTATATTTCAGTAACTTTGTTTTAATGGATAGTTTTCTGGGTTCATAGGTTTTCGTCATACTTTGATACATCAcatgatttataatttgagGACTTAATTTTGCATTTCAGGCTGCCACTAGTGCTGCTTCCACTGATCTTGCTCCTACACACCCCATTAGGCTTGGGTTGGCCCTTAACTTCTCTGTTTTCTACTACGAGATCTTGAATTCCCCTGAAAGGTGTGcctgctctctctctctctctctcattgattttttaagtatacatcattttattttacaaaaaattggagtaaaatatttttgaaatgaatttcacattttaacAGTAGTATGGTCTTGATTCCTGGAAAATCATGTAGTCCAATTGCAACAAAAGTAAAACGATACTAATAGTATTACAAACAAGTACTCCAGTATGTAGtaaaatttgatcatgtttTCACAGTTAGTATGGGTTTAGACACTGTCAAAGGAAATTTCGTTTGGCCATTTTGGTCGTTCATTGGAAGGTTCACtgtaaaatttgtgtttggtACTGATATGGATGTTACCATTGCCAGGGCCTGCCACCTTGCGAAACAAGCCTTTGATGAAGCTATTGCAGAACTCGACAGCCTCAACGAAGAATCCTACAAGGATAGCACTCTCATCATGCAGCTTCTAAGGGATAATCTTACCTTGTGGACCTCAGATCTTCCAGAAGAGGGAGGTAATCATCTTTTCTTCCAACACTACTTACATCAAATtaccataaattaattatcttgATTTAACAGGTAAGTGAATCTTGCATTTCTAAAGTACAAAATACTTAATTTCGGGACAATGACCCTATGTATTCGAGTAAAAGATCTTTTATCATACTAGTATAAGATTGAATCTTATAAATGTTGTTCGGTTAAGTTTCTCATCCCTGCTTCTTTATACGGTGCAGGTGAGCAATCCAAAGGCGAGGAGATTCAAGAGGTAAGCGTTGTTAGCTTGAACAAATTTTCACCTTTCAATTCATAACATTAATTACTTGCTTGTTTTAACCAAACTGTACAGAGCTAAGCTTGGAAATGGTGCAGAAGAAGAAATGTGGGAATCATAAGCTTGTGGTTGTGGtgttgtttcatttttctattgaGATTGTTAAATTGTTATGCTTTTTCCTTCAAACTAGTTGCTGAGATCATTATTTTGATCTGGTATAAATCCATTCTGCCAGTTTCATCGTGATTATTTCATCTTGTTAATTGTTCCAAGTATTAAATCTAGAATATAAGTGCAGAATATTTGAGTTTGATTCAATTGCCAATAT is a window from the Salvia hispanica cultivar TCC Black 2014 chromosome 1, UniMelb_Shisp_WGS_1.0, whole genome shotgun sequence genome containing:
- the LOC125201442 gene encoding 14-3-3 protein 7-like, which produces MEKEREQQVYLARLAEQAERYDEMVEAMKQVARLDVELTVEERNLVSVGYKNVIGARRASWRILSSIEQKEESKGHEQNVKRIKSYRQQVEDELTKICMDILAVIDDHLLPSSSTGESSVFYYKMKGDYYRYLAEFKSTDDRKEAADQSLKAYEAATSAASTDLAPTHPIRLGLALNFSVFYYEILNSPERACHLAKQAFDEAIAELDSLNEESYKDSTLIMQLLRDNLTLWTSDLPEEGGEQSKGEEIQES